A window of Mobiluncus massiliensis genomic DNA:
TCGTGAATCCTTCGCTATGGGACCCATAGCCACTGGCGGCGCCCCATCGGGGGCTTCTGAAGCGGTCGGCTCCTGAGGCGCTCCTGGAACTTCAAAAGTCTGGACAACAGTGGAGGACGGGTTCTCCTCTTGAGCCGGCGACTCAGTCGGAGTTGCCTCGGGAGTTTTCTCAGGTTTCGTCTGGTTCTTAGTTTCTGTGGGAGTTGCCGCCGTCTTAGGTTTGATTGCCTCCGAGGTACGACGCCCCGCCTCGCTGAGGGAGCCCACATCAACACCGGCAATCTCGTGGTGTTCGAATGGATCCCAGTGCATTTCTTGTGAAGGATCCCAGGGCTTCACATCAAAAGTATTGGTTGAGCTCATCGCCCCCGCGATCAAGCCCATGCTGACAACAATTGCGGTCAAACCAGCAACCAGGTAACGCGTAGTGGGTAGCGGTTTATAAGAACGCTTAATCGGTTTGCGCGTACCGCTTCCCGCTCGCCCCGACATCGAGCGCGAGGGCGTAGAAGGAGGCTTGACTTTTGTCTGCATGGTTAAAATCATACCGAGTTTTGTCGAAATTGCGCTGCTTCGCGATAATTATTTTGAGGAGTACTGCCTATGAATACCGCATTAACAAACCCGGCACCATCGATTTCGACTGGAACCTCACTTCCCGGACCGGAGGTGAGAGGTCCTTTACGAGTTTCCTTCCTGGGACCTTTCGGGACATTTAGCGAGCAAGCTACCAGAGAAATCACACCCCGCGGCGCGACCTTGCTACCCGCTGCCGGTGTCGAATCCGCCCTGCACCTGGTCCGTACCGGCGAGGCCGATCGTGCGGTGGTTCCGATTGAAAACTCAGTGGAAGGTGGAGTTAACGCCACTTTGGACGCTTTAGCTCACGGTCAGCCCTTGACGATTGTGGGCGAAGTTTTAGTACCGATTGCCTTTGCGTTGATGGTGCGGGCAGATTCCGGGCTGGAGTTGGGTCAGATTAAGCGGATTGGCACTCATCCACACGCCTGGGCGCAAACTCGCTGTTGGGTGGAACAGCACATCGGCGAAGTAACTCATATTCCCACCACCTCCACCGCCGCGGCCGCCAAACTGCTGATGGAAGATGACTCGTGCGGCTATGACGCTGCTCTTTGCTCCGCAGTGTCCGCTTCGGCCTATGGCGGAAAAACTCTCGCTGAGGGGATTGCGGATGACGACAGCGCCCAAACCAGATTCGTCCTAGTTTCCCCTCCCGGAGCTATCCCTCCCCCCACGGGGGCAGACAAAACCACAGTTCAAGTTACGTTACCGGACAATGAATCCGGCGCGCTGTTGACCATGCTAGAACAGTTTTCGGCACGGGGAGTAAACCTTTCGCGCATTGAATCACGCCCGGTCGGAGGGCACTTTGACCGCTATGCCTTTTCCATTGATATCGAAGGCCATATTTTCGAAGAACGTGTCAAAGATGCTTTGATGGGGCTGCACCGGACCTGCCCGGATGTGCGGTTTTTAGGTTCGTATCCGCGGGCGGATCGGATGCGTGCCCAGATTGTACGGGGGACGGCGAATCTGGATTTCGCCACGGCACAAGCCTGGATGGAACAGGTCGTCTCCGGTCGCGCGGTGTGAGTTCGCTAGCGAGCCGCGCTATCTAAAGATGAGGCGCAAAACGGTTATGCTTTAAGCATGATTGATTTGCGTGCGATGAAAGACAATCCGGAACCGATGCGAGCCTCTCAGGTGGCTCGTGGTAACGACCCCGCAACTGTAGACCAAGCCTTAGCCGCCGATGAACGCCGCCGGG
This region includes:
- the pheA gene encoding prephenate dehydratase; translation: MNTALTNPAPSISTGTSLPGPEVRGPLRVSFLGPFGTFSEQATREITPRGATLLPAAGVESALHLVRTGEADRAVVPIENSVEGGVNATLDALAHGQPLTIVGEVLVPIAFALMVRADSGLELGQIKRIGTHPHAWAQTRCWVEQHIGEVTHIPTTSTAAAAKLLMEDDSCGYDAALCSAVSASAYGGKTLAEGIADDDSAQTRFVLVSPPGAIPPPTGADKTTVQVTLPDNESGALLTMLEQFSARGVNLSRIESRPVGGHFDRYAFSIDIEGHIFEERVKDALMGLHRTCPDVRFLGSYPRADRMRAQIVRGTANLDFATAQAWMEQVVSGRAV